A region of the Candidatus Aminicenantes bacterium genome:
TGGGCGGGAATGGTGGTGCGCATCATGGTGAAGCCGCCGCGCCCGGCCAGACGCTGCAGATTGGGCAACTCACCCTTTTGCATCAGGCGGTTGGCAATAGCGGGATCCATACCGTCAAAGGCAAGCACCAGCATGCGCCGACCCGGTTTCGTACCGGCGCCGAAATTCATGAAGGGCGCCGCAGCCAGCATCGCGCCCGTACTCATAATAAATTCCCTGCGTTTCATGCGCTTTTCTCCGTTGAGTCCGCCGCGGTCACTCCCAGGTCCCGGCCCTCCATGAAGGCGGGTGGTTGCACACCCATTGCGGACAGTACCGTGGGCGCGATATCCAACAGGGCCGGATTGGATTCACGTATGGGGCGGTTGGAAAAAAAGATCCCGGGAACCTGGTCCCGGGTAAAGGCATGGTCGCCACTCCACCAGCGCGTGTTGTCCGCATACAACTCCGGCCCGATGGTATTGACCGCGGATTCCCAGGAAACACGCATGCCTTTTTCATATCCCAGGATCACATCCGGGGCGTTGCGAAGATAGGGCCCGCGATAGATCGCCTCACTGGGCCATGCCTGCCG
Encoded here:
- a CDS encoding nucleotide pyrophosphatase, with protein sequence VSDHGFGPFNRGFHLNSWLHKEGYLVLKDGKKESGKWFADVDWSRSRAYGQGLNGIFLNLKGREKQGIVVPGREAEALKREICKKLGSLTDPRSGSRVIRQAWPSEAIYRGPYLRNAPDVILGYEKGMRVSWESAVNTIGPELYADNTRWWSGDHAFTRDQVPGIFFSNRPIRESNPALLDIAPTVLSAMGVQPPAFMEGRDLGVTAADSTEKSA